Proteins co-encoded in one Arachis hypogaea cultivar Tifrunner chromosome 11, arahy.Tifrunner.gnm2.J5K5, whole genome shotgun sequence genomic window:
- the LOC112721129 gene encoding serine/threonine-protein phosphatase 7 long form homolog translates to MAGRTLYRLNGVAHIAGSIGDEPTRCIYSVRRQQNMPLHDRIIPYLERAGLYHLARLNSEWFWLDEPLVSAFVERWRPETHTFHLPFRECTVTLQDVAFQLGLPVDGEAVSGCLGEFETYMEGGRPAWKWFTVLPADASEETVCIYARAYIMMLLSTQLFGDKSANRVHIRWLPFVANLDDMGRWSAYLPPNDGKEQRVIRYRLALDRLTARDLSFIAVRVSFLIVWEPYSALDVLAVVHPEILTEEHSRLWRAVTSLIYFAVIEWHQVDRVVPQLGGVQHIPEDGLNVDWLYAKDGRGGDRWFPHYYQVWHLHWGNRLDAVISIDRVADPGPSANYLDWWFREAQQFLSPGAAFADPRGTQIPPEAFQRGSSQVPRRSQLPDMPDNRRVERRRRVGTRDTGREW, encoded by the exons ATGGCAGGCAGGACCCTGTACCGACTGAACGGTGTTGCGCATATTGCCGGTTCTATTGGGGACGAG CCCACTAGGTGTATATACAGTGTGAGACGACAACAGAATATGCCCTTACATGATAGGATCATCCCGTATTTAGAGAGGGCTGGATTGTACCATTTGGCCAGGCTAAACAGCGAATGGTTCTGGTTGGATGAGCCACTGGTTAGTGCGTTCGttgagaggtggcgtcctgagacgcaTACGTTCCACCTGCCTTTCAGAGAATGCACAGTGACATTGCAGGACGTGGCATTTCAGCTAGGGCTGCCTGTGGATGGGGAGGCTGTGAGTGGTTGCCTTGGTGAGTTTGAGACATACATGGAGGGTGGCCGACCAGCTTGGAAGTG GTTTACGGTGCTACCAGCAGATGCGAGCGAGGAGACTGTCTGCATCTACGCACGGGCCTACATCATGATGCTGTTATCGACTCAGTTATTTGGGGACAAGAGTGCGAACCGGGTACATATACGGTGGTTGCCATTTGTGGCAAACCTTGATGACATGGGGAG GTGGTCTGCCTACTTACCTCCTAACGATGGAAAGGAGCAGAGAGTCATAAGGTATCGGCTTGCATTGGATCGATTGACCGCTCGTGATCTAAGTTTTATAGCAGTTAGAGTTTCATTTTTG ATTGTATGGGAGCCCTACTCCGCACTTGATGTACTTGCCGTTGTCCATCCAGAGATACTTACAGAGGAGCATAGTCGCCTATGGCGAGCGGTGACCAGTTTGATATACTTTGCGGTCATCGAGTGGCATCAGGTTGACAGGGTTGTTCCACAGCTGGGTGGAGTACAGCATATCCCCGAGGACGGTTTGAACGTAGACTGGCTGTATGCTAAGGACGGGAGGGGAGGGGACAGGTGGTTCCCCCATTACTATCAGGTCTGGCATTTGCACTGGGGGAACCGACTTGATGCAGTCATTTCCATTGATCGAGTGGCAGATCCTGGCCCATCTGCTAATTACCTAGATTGGTGGTTCCGCGAGGCTCAGCAGTTCCTTAGTCCGGGGGCTGCATTCGCGGATCCCAGAGGCACCCAGATACCTCCAGAGGCGTTTCAGAGAGGATCCTCCCAGGTCCCACGCAGATCACAGTTACCTGATATGCCGGATAACCGTCGTGTGGAGAGACGCCGTCGTGTTGGCACTAGGGACACCGGGAGAGAGTGGTGA